The Petrotoga mexicana DSM 14811 genomic sequence ACAAAAAACAAATAGAAAAAGCGTTGCAATTAGCCAACAAATACGGTGGTATGTACCTAGACAGAAATAAGCTCCGAATGAATGAAGGGAATTTTTATTTTGTAATAGATAAGAAACTATCGCTGAACTTTCAATGGGAGGATGGAAAATTATTTTTCCATCCTTCTGTTTCCAAAATAAGATTAAACAATTATTTAAAGAATGGAATTGATTATTTAATAAACGCTGTGTCTCCACAAAAAAACGATATCATACTTGATTTAACCCTCGGCCTTGGAAGTGATGCCTTACTACTGTCGTATTTTTGCGATAAAGTAGTAGGCTTAGAGGCTTCTTTTCCTATATATGCGGTGGTTGTAGAGAATATAACGAACTACGATTATAAAGAAAATTGGATGAGAGAAGCTTCAAAAAAGATCGAAATTATCAATTCAGATTATAAAATTTTTCTAAACGAACAAAAAGAAGAAAATTACGATGTCGTTTATTGTGATCCTATGTTCGAGAATCCTCAATACAAATCAAGTTCTATAAATCCTTTGAGGAAGTTTGCCCGATACGATAAAATAACACGAGAAGATTTAGAAAAGATGATTAAAATTGCTAAGAAAAAAGTGGTAATCAAAGCACGTTCTAACGACAGTGTATGGGATTTATACAACTTCGATAAAAAAATCGGAAGTAAAAAAAGTGGTGTATTTTTCGGAGTGATTGAAAA encodes the following:
- a CDS encoding class I SAM-dependent methyltransferase; its protein translation is MVKNSSKWIFTTSHKPNKKQIEKALQLANKYGGMYLDRNKLRMNEGNFYFVIDKKLSLNFQWEDGKLFFHPSVSKIRLNNYLKNGIDYLINAVSPQKNDIILDLTLGLGSDALLLSYFCDKVVGLEASFPIYAVVVENITNYDYKENWMREASKKIEIINSDYKIFLNEQKEENYDVVYCDPMFENPQYKSSSINPLRKFARYDKITREDLEKMIKIAKKKVVIKARSNDSVWDLYNFDKKIGSKKSGVFFGVIEK